A genomic stretch from Cellulomonas sp. KRMCY2 includes:
- a CDS encoding mandelate racemase/muconate lactonizing enzyme family protein yields MSTTNVPVRITGLRSYMQRVGDRPRLLVRIDTDAGISGWGEAYNHGPDLALTHVLDYFFELITGLDARRVEHASTVLLRSARFPQGAIGLAAIAAIDHALWDIAGKAAGLPVYMLLGGQVRDRVPVYCGLYDAPDVDECLDRANQMHADYGFTSFKLSPYRRTPHDTRWGVVCREAGDYFGALRSAAPDDWEFAFDAHAKIFEPIKAVQLADALAPYDPLFLEEPLRPEHLPAWRDLRAKMRVPLATGESLYSPYEFLALLSAGGADIAQPDICVVGGLSQMRKIAAIAEAHFVPIAPHNPMGPLATAHNVHFAAATTNFAYLEYKPDVTTWCPDPYLPVDGHLELRPDRPGWGVEIDEGALAEDHYVRWERRLPVRPDGSVAFV; encoded by the coding sequence GTGTCAACGACGAATGTTCCGGTCCGGATCACCGGTCTGCGCAGCTACATGCAACGCGTGGGAGATCGACCGAGGCTCCTCGTACGGATCGACACGGACGCAGGCATCAGCGGCTGGGGCGAGGCCTACAACCACGGTCCCGACCTTGCTCTCACGCACGTGCTGGACTACTTCTTCGAACTGATCACGGGGCTCGACGCCCGTCGGGTGGAGCACGCGTCGACAGTCCTTCTCCGCAGTGCCCGCTTTCCGCAGGGCGCGATCGGTCTCGCTGCCATCGCAGCCATCGACCATGCTCTGTGGGACATCGCAGGCAAGGCTGCAGGGCTACCCGTGTACATGCTGCTGGGCGGGCAGGTCCGTGACCGCGTCCCTGTCTACTGCGGCCTCTACGACGCGCCCGACGTCGACGAGTGCCTGGACCGCGCGAACCAGATGCACGCGGACTACGGCTTCACGTCCTTCAAGCTCAGCCCGTACCGCCGCACACCCCACGACACACGGTGGGGAGTCGTCTGCCGGGAGGCCGGCGACTACTTCGGCGCCCTCAGGTCAGCGGCACCGGACGACTGGGAGTTCGCCTTCGACGCACACGCCAAGATCTTCGAGCCGATCAAGGCCGTACAGCTCGCGGACGCCCTCGCCCCCTACGACCCTCTCTTCCTCGAGGAGCCGTTGCGGCCGGAGCACCTTCCGGCATGGCGCGACCTTCGGGCCAAGATGCGCGTCCCACTCGCGACCGGTGAGTCGCTCTACTCACCGTACGAGTTCCTCGCACTGCTCTCAGCAGGCGGCGCCGACATCGCCCAGCCGGACATCTGTGTGGTCGGGGGCCTGAGCCAGATGCGGAAGATCGCGGCCATCGCCGAGGCCCACTTCGTGCCGATCGCCCCCCACAACCCCATGGGCCCGTTGGCGACCGCACACAACGTGCACTTCGCGGCCGCGACGACCAACTTCGCGTACCTGGAGTACAAGCCGGATGTCACGACGTGGTGCCCGGACCCCTACCTCCCCGTCGACGGTCACCTGGAGCTCCGGCCCGATCGACCCGGCTGGGGAGTCGAGATCGATGAAGGGGCACTCGCCGAGGACCACTACGTGCGATGGGAGCGACGGCTGCCCGTCCGCCCAGACGGCTCCGTGGCATTCGTATGA
- a CDS encoding undecaprenyl diphosphate synthase family protein: MKSFSRLPQHIGIIPDGNRRWAQHKGLKKQDGYESGLRPGLELYELCLELGIKELTFYGFTVDNTKRPSVQIIAFQKACVDAVEYLASKDTDLLVVGNTQSRFFPKALLPYTERTRFGSGLIKVNFLANYGWNWDLNYSVQNSATSSSGNIIDGIASSDISRIDLIIRWGGGRRLSGFLPIQSVYADFYVLDEMWPDYSIEQVYKALEWYQDQDITLGG; encoded by the coding sequence GTGAAGAGCTTTAGTCGACTCCCGCAACACATTGGCATTATTCCTGACGGCAATCGAAGGTGGGCTCAGCACAAGGGCCTGAAGAAGCAGGACGGGTATGAGTCCGGCCTTCGGCCAGGACTCGAGCTGTACGAACTATGTTTGGAGCTGGGGATTAAGGAGCTAACCTTCTACGGGTTCACGGTAGATAACACAAAGCGCCCCTCCGTGCAGATCATAGCTTTTCAGAAGGCGTGTGTCGACGCCGTTGAATACCTGGCAAGCAAAGACACGGACTTGCTGGTCGTCGGGAATACTCAGTCGCGATTCTTTCCAAAGGCACTGCTGCCGTACACCGAGAGAACTAGATTCGGGAGCGGTCTCATCAAAGTCAACTTCCTGGCCAACTATGGCTGGAACTGGGACCTCAACTATTCGGTGCAGAACAGTGCCACCAGCTCAAGTGGCAACATCATTGACGGTATAGCGTCCTCGGATATCTCAAGAATCGACTTGATCATCCGCTGGGGCGGCGGGCGAAGGCTGAGTGGATTCTTACCGATCCAGTCAGTCTATGCGGACTTCTATGTGTTGGATGAGATGTGGCCCGACTACAGCATTGAGCAAGTCTACAAGGCCTTGGAATGGTATCAAGACCAAGACATAACGCTGGGCGGTTAG
- a CDS encoding GntR family transcriptional regulator: protein MTGIRHAILAGQLTAGQPLVEADLARLYGVSKTPVREALKTLAGQGLVRLGDFKGATVTRVDAALVKDVFNVRGLLEPPAVGASVRAGVDLHPAEDLLRRARDTDSALERSVLNREFHRTLYEGCGNELMIEILDGLRERTALISVTLWKSVHSWDDEAEEHSAMLAAALSGDAEEAERLVAAHIEQFAAKCFAQLP, encoded by the coding sequence ATGACAGGGATCAGGCACGCGATCTTGGCCGGGCAGCTGACGGCCGGGCAGCCGTTGGTCGAGGCCGACCTGGCCCGGCTCTACGGCGTGTCCAAGACCCCGGTCCGCGAGGCGTTGAAGACGCTCGCCGGCCAAGGACTGGTGCGCCTGGGTGACTTCAAGGGCGCAACGGTGACCAGGGTGGACGCCGCCCTGGTCAAGGACGTCTTCAACGTCCGGGGCCTGCTCGAGCCCCCTGCGGTCGGCGCATCGGTCCGGGCAGGCGTGGACCTTCATCCCGCCGAGGACCTCCTACGACGCGCCCGAGACACCGACTCCGCTCTCGAGCGCAGCGTCCTGAACCGGGAGTTCCACCGAACGCTCTACGAAGGCTGCGGAAACGAGCTCATGATCGAGATTCTTGACGGCCTGCGCGAACGGACGGCACTCATCTCCGTCACCCTCTGGAAGTCCGTGCACAGCTGGGACGACGAAGCCGAAGAGCACTCGGCGATGTTGGCGGCCGCACTGTCGGGCGACGCCGAGGAGGCCGAGCGGCTCGTGGCCGCACACATCGAGCAGTTCGCTGCAAAGTGCTTCGCCCAGCTGCCTTGA
- a CDS encoding hydroxypyruvate isomerase family protein has translation MTDDPRIALNCSMLFKEYPLLDRPRAARDAGYAAVEFWWPFAGPEPTGAEVSAFIRAIEEADVELVALNLFAGDMANGDRGILSHADRLTELEASLRATREIAEATGVQAFNALHGLRDSGRSPQAQHGAALDALAVVAASLFEVGGTVLLEAVSGIPDFPLATFQDCVDLRDGARRRGHTNIGVLADLYHLAANGDDVNEIISTRVNDIAHVQIADLPGRHEPGTGQLPLARWVSTLRAGGYEGWIGLEYNPEAGTAEGLKNVAGI, from the coding sequence GTGACCGATGACCCCCGAATTGCGCTCAACTGCTCCATGCTGTTCAAGGAGTACCCACTCCTTGACCGACCCAGAGCGGCGCGAGACGCAGGCTACGCCGCGGTTGAGTTCTGGTGGCCGTTCGCGGGCCCGGAACCAACCGGCGCTGAGGTCTCTGCGTTCATCCGGGCGATCGAGGAAGCCGACGTCGAGCTGGTGGCCCTGAACCTGTTCGCGGGCGACATGGCCAACGGCGACCGGGGCATCCTCAGTCATGCGGACCGTCTCACCGAGCTCGAAGCGTCGTTGCGCGCCACCCGCGAGATTGCCGAGGCGACCGGTGTCCAGGCGTTCAACGCGCTTCACGGCCTGCGAGACTCAGGTCGCTCTCCGCAAGCTCAGCACGGTGCAGCCCTAGACGCACTCGCCGTGGTCGCCGCGAGCCTCTTCGAGGTCGGCGGCACGGTGCTGCTCGAGGCTGTGAGCGGGATCCCGGACTTCCCACTCGCCACGTTCCAGGACTGCGTCGACCTCAGAGATGGTGCCAGGCGTCGGGGACACACCAACATCGGTGTTCTCGCCGACCTCTACCACCTCGCCGCCAACGGTGACGACGTCAACGAGATCATCAGTACACGGGTGAACGACATCGCTCACGTTCAGATCGCCGACCTTCCGGGCCGCCACGAGCCGGGGACGGGGCAGCTGCCCCTCGCAAGGTGGGTCTCGACGCTGCGCGCGGGCGGCTACGAGGGATGGATCGGTCTGGAGTACAACCCCGAAGCGGGCACGGCCGAGGGTCTCAAGAACGTCGCTGGCATCTAG